One Tepidisphaeraceae bacterium genomic window carries:
- a CDS encoding helix-turn-helix transcriptional regulator, whose translation MPQTLNIKGETFYLLDADEYRRLSGGELPALPVADDAGNVRALEYARASLVRKIAAGMEAKGWSQAELARQAGLPKETINRLMTGKNTPNRATLAKIDKALAARPRSR comes from the coding sequence ATGCCCCAGACACTGAACATCAAAGGCGAGACGTTCTACCTGCTGGACGCCGATGAGTACCGCAGGCTGAGTGGGGGCGAGCTGCCGGCGTTGCCCGTGGCCGACGATGCCGGGAACGTGCGGGCCTTGGAGTATGCCCGCGCATCCCTGGTGCGGAAGATCGCCGCGGGGATGGAGGCGAAGGGTTGGTCGCAAGCCGAACTCGCGCGGCAGGCGGGGTTACCGAAGGAGACGATCAACCGGCTAATGACCGGGAAGAACACGCCGAACCGCGCGACGCTGGCGAAGATCGACAAGGCGCTGGCAGCGCGTCCCCGCAGCAGGTGA